In Dioscorea cayenensis subsp. rotundata cultivar TDr96_F1 chromosome 11, TDr96_F1_v2_PseudoChromosome.rev07_lg8_w22 25.fasta, whole genome shotgun sequence, a single genomic region encodes these proteins:
- the LOC120272166 gene encoding MAG2-interacting protein 2 isoform X1 produces MESVKEEKVEEVLYEIRHHARRSVTPDSSQDSVSVVSTGGFRSYLSLQGLKQFRKKLGGYKKPRTLKRRFSLFVSPGGEHVAVAVGNQIIILQKDDDYMEPCGIFVSNDLQTTFINGSWLEPCGILGVTDEASNLYFIKSNGDEISKSCRSQLKLKSPIKGLIFPSNIKLEKSPFVSNGSSAPHRIGFIFTEDGLFCHVDVTQQPSARNYPVSASSNQLTKKQLPHNVSCLDFHPDLSLVALVGASSVSVNSNDSAGSYSLYLMLITANFEAELMFCSPHFEGLFSPSEDHIYPIASPKVTISMKGKYVATLSLSGCVDIFDMDIDQYSLSLHLSGGQYPDMSNNLLLEQKKYLTDVINLSWWNDHFLILVKKNGRITMYDVSAGRGVSENDLDVSMPLTERVKSYEGYVFLLDATSSGRKICNMDTPDDLNVNSENDNQLDTGKWSWSLMSFLSRSVPEMFMIFISNKNYIAALEFASRHGLDKDEVFKAQWLDSDHGTKAISMFLSKIKDQAFVLSECASKVGSTEEITKALLSYGLHITDQYKFLDTTDNECNLIWDFRLIRLKLLQYRDSLETFVGINMGRFLAQEYVKFRALPLTESAISLAESGKIGALNLLFKRHPYSLSSRILDILSAIPETVPVQTYGQLLPGRSPPNTFALREDDWLECQKMVEYMNQMTASSDIFPTEIILKHSRGFLWPSANELTEWYKKRARDIDNLSGQLDNGLSLVEVACRKGITELQKFCEMISYLHQLIYSDEIHETLSMSLGTWEQLSDYEKFRVMLKGVQEDNVVERLRKRAIPFMCDQFTFQTWDSECEVREHTVKDYEQGDSFLVRWLKEVAAENKLDICLSVFENACGDSPIAGLFKDVSELIETTLQCIYLCSLTDQWNIMASILSKLPRKTLRDKSANDDKELSPKHVDKLEKRIKIAEGHVEVGRLLVYYQVPKPISFFPIAQSDEKNVKQLLHLILSKFGRRQPGRSDHDWANMWRDMQCFQEKAFPFLDVEYMLIEFIRGLLKAGKFSLARNYLKGTGTVILDSEKTENLVIQAAREYFFSASSLACIEIWKAKECLNLLPNNKNVQAESDLIDVLTIRLPNLGVTILPMQFRQIRNPMEIINMAIASQNGVYLNVDELIEIAKLLGLRSIDDIASVEEAIAREAAVAGDLQLAFDLCIALAKKGHGPVWDLCAAIARGPDLDNMDLSSRKKLLGFSLSHCDEESVGELLNAWKEVDLQSQCERLMISTQTCPPNFSVQGSSIVSLPVHSTQDIFDLRASSELLNSPTHKCQADDQFNYQNVEHILSQVSKNSFREDGISLDSVLRENRKILAFSALELPWLQELSGNAKYCEKAIPGEQIPFGKNYISTRAQALVTILYWLAENDFAPKDDLIVSLSKAVMEPPVTDEEDVLGCSFLLNLADAFHGVAIIEEQLNRREVHHEVYSIMNIGMIFSSLHNSCAGCSNPDQRRKLLLHKFQESHVPLRSDGLDQIDQAQSTFWREWIIKLEEQKRLADQARTLEQLIPGVETARFLAGDIKYIKSAIFSFVDSVKLDKRHILKDAVMLADKFGLNRSEVLLRFFGCALVSYHWENDDILAEISEFREDIVTCAKDVIDMISSVVYPEIEGQNKVRLSYIYSILSACYLRLRRTEDPAMLALLDQGHKHMLEAFQFYKILEQECQKVFFINALNFKNIADLSDLNFEHFNQEIVNNIHESTVEPLANMVRVLVGIYNDSSEKGLISWQDVYKHHVIGLLASLESKTASRSDCVDPGELHTLIGEIALSYDSCKKYIRALSESDALNILGRYCTLSIPCSFSGSLKNESMWKSCLIMLLNFWVKMIDDIVGGENNEVPCEKPAYFGVKHLSRSLKVFKRLVTEGEISANHGWCTVSSYCKSILACGLSADVSVFCQAMVFSGCGFNSVAEVYYDTELTSTNLSSDDKGTQLIDLYINLLSRVLLDLSRGVSEHQKLHLLLSSLSRFGGKYIEDLKKTRHAVWEKLSVFSDNMQLESHVRVYTLELMQSVTGQNLKSLPTELVSQVEPWDAWDGSFWKKDSVSTEQGDNAPRSITSNLVALRSTQLAVTISPNIKISPEDLLTLESAVSCFLHISQFATSLDDLHVLQSVLEEWGELFSSKSEKEKTSESLEELNNWSSDDWDEGWEDLPEEPIQSEGKQEGSVCVQPLHKCWMEILRRLVGLSRLDAVLKLLDRSLSKRDGTLLDEDDTQCLLQLVLEIDCFTALKVVLLLPYEVPRIHCLHLIEAKLKDESISMVSAADDGECLMLIAYSGVLRDITNNPAFKKVFSFVCYSVGRIARLCQEDLLRRNGDGNKATLNQSLLFARVVFPSFVSELIKARQYLLAGTFVSQWMHLPTSLTLINIIEASLRKYLEGEALQAHASKVHEPGQSEMNSYGSLVCTVSCLRDKLSTLVQSALSALQTDIVR; encoded by the exons AACTATCCTGTTTCCGCTTCAAGCAATCAGTTAACGAAGAAGCAACTTCCACATAATGTGTCATGCCTGGATTTCCATCCAGATCTCTCTTTGGTGGCCCTTGTTGGTGCTTCAAGTGTTTCAGTGAATTCCAATGATTCTGCTG gGTCATATTCGCTCTATCTGATGCTCATAACCGCGAATTTTGAGGCAGAACTGATGTTCTGTAGCCCTCATTTTGAAGGCTTATTTTCTCCTTCGGAAGATCATATATATCCTATCGCATCTCCGAAAGTGACAATATCAATGAAGGGAAAATATGTCGCTACGCTGTCTTTGTCTGGATGTGTTGATATATTTGACATGGATATTGACCAATATTCTCTTTCACTTCATTTGTCTGGGGGGCAGTATCCGGACATGTCCAACAACTTGCTACTTGAACAAAAGAAATACCTAACTGATGTTATCAATCTCAGTTGGTGGAATGATCATTTTCTCATTCTTGTGAAGAAGAATGGCAGAATAACTATGTATGATGTTTCTGCTGGCAGAGGAGTTTCAGAAAATGATCTAGACGTTTCTATGCCTCTCACTGAGAGAGTCAAGAGTTATGAAGGATATGTTTTTCTGTTGGATGCTACATCATCAGGGAGGAAAATCTGTAACATGGATACACCGGATGATCTGAATGTCAATTCGGAGAATGACAACCAACTAGATACTGGTAAATGGTCCTGGAGTTTGATGTCATTTTTGAGTAGATCTGTCCCAGAGATGTTTATGATATTTATcagtaataaaaattacatagcTGCTTTGGAATTTGCTAGTCGTCACGGACTTGACAAAGATGAAGTTTTTAAAGCACAATGGTTAGATTCTGATCATGGAACTAAGGCAATAAGTATGTTCCTATCAAAAATTAAGGACCAGGCTTTTGTGCTCTCAGAATGTGCAAGTAAAGTTGGGTCAACTGAAGAAATTACGAAGGCTTTACTTTCTTATGGTCTTCACATCACTGACCAATATAAGTTTTTAGACACAACTGATAATGAATGCAATCTTATTTGGGATTTCCGCCTGATTCGGCTCAAGTTGTTGCAATATAGGGACAGTTTGGAGACCTTTGTGGGTATAAATATGGGAAG GTTTTTAGCGCAAGAATATGTCAAGTTCCGTGCTTTGCCTCTTACAGAATCTGCTATATCTCTTGCTGAAAGTGGCAAAATTGGGGCCCTTAATTTGCTTTTCAAGCGGCACCCATACTCGCTGTCCTCTAGGATTCTTGATATTTTGTCAGCTATCCCTGAGACAGTCCCTGTTCAAACTTATGGTCAGCTCCTACCAGGGAGATCCCCTCCGAACACCTTTGCTCTACGGGAAGATGATTGGTTGGAATGCCAGAAGATGGTAGAATACATGAATCAAATGACTGCGAGCTCTGACATTTTTCCTACTGAAATTATTCTTAAGCATTCCAGGGGCTTTTTATGGCCATCAGCGAACGAACTTACTGAATGGTATAAGAAAAGAGCCAGGGATATTGATAACCTAAGTGGGCAGCTAGACAACGGCCTTTCTTTGGTGGAAGTTGCCTGCCGCAAGGGTATCACAGAATTGCAAAAGTTCTGTGAGATGATCTCGTACCTGCATCAGCTAATCTACTCTGATGAAATTCATGAAACTTTAAGTATGAGTCTTGGTACATGGGAACAATTGTCGGACTATGAGAAGTTCAGGGTGATGCTTAAGGGAGTTCAAGAGGACAATGTAGTAGAGAGATTACGGAAAAGGGCTATCCCATTTATGTGTGATCAGTTTACCTTTCAAACTTGGGATTCAGAATGTGAGGTGAGGGAGCACACGGTGAAGGATTACGAGCAAGGAGACTCCTTCCTTGTTAGATGGTTAAAGGAAGTTGCTGCAGAAAATAAATTAGACATATGCTTGTCAGTTTTTGAAAATGCTTGTGGGGATTCACCAATTGCTGGCCTCTTCAAGGATGTGAGTGAACTAATAGAAACTACACTACAGTGCATATATTTGTGCTCGCTTACAGATCAGTGGAATATAATGGCATCGATCTTATCCAAGCTTCCTCGAAAAACACTTAGGGACAAATCAGCTAATGATGATAAGGAACTTAGTCCAAAGCATG TTGATAAGTTGgagaagagaataaaaatagcAGAAGGCCATGTTGAAGTGGGGAGGCTGTTGGTTTACTATCAG GTTCCGAAGCCAATAAGCTTCTTTCCTATTGCTCAATCTGATGAAAAGAATGTAAAACAGCTTCTACATCTTATTCTTTCCAAATTTGGCCGCCGGCAGCCGGGTAGATCTGATCATGATTGGGCTAACATGTGGCGTGACATGCAATGTTTCCAAGAGAAGGCGTTTCCTTTTCTTGATGTAGAGTACATGCTGATAGAGTTCATTAGAGGGCTCCTAAAAGCTGGCAAATTTTCTCTTGCAAGGAACTACCTGAAAGGAACAGGTACTGTTATTCTGGATTCAGAAAAAACTGAAAATCTGGTTATTCAAGCTGCGAGGGAATATTTCTTCTCAGCTTCAAGCCTTGCTTGCATTGAG ATATGGAAGGCTAAAGAATGCTTAAATCTCCTTCCAAACAATAAAAACGTGCAAGCAGAGTCTGACTTAATTGATGTGCTTACGATTAGACTTCCAAATCTTGGGGTGACTATTCTTCCAATGCAATTTAGGCAGATAAGAAACCCCATGGAAATTATTAACATGGCCATTGCAAGTCAAAATGGAGTTTATCTGAATGTGGACGAACTTATTGAAATTGCCAAGCTTCTTGGATTAAGATCTATTGATGATATAGCTTCTGTAGAAGAAGCTATAGCCAGAGAAGCTGCTGTTGCTGGTGATCTTCAACTGGCTTTTGATCTTTGTATTGCTTTGGCTAAAAAGGGCCATGGACCAGTTTGGGACTTATGTGCTGCCATTGCAAGGGGTCCTGATCTTGACAATATGGATTTGAGTTCTCGAAAGAAACTGTTAGGTTTTTCTTTGAGTCATTGTGATGAGGAGTCTGTTGGAGAATTACTTAATGCTTGGAAGGAAGTTGATCTGCAAAGTCAGTGTGAACGGCTAATGATTTCGACTCAGACTTGTCCTCCTAACTTCTCTGTTCAAGGCTCTTCAATTGTGTCACTTCCTGTACACAGTACCCAAGATATATTTGACCTTAGGGCAAGCTCTGAGCTTCTAAATAGCCCAACTCACAAATGCCAGGCTGATGACCagtttaattatcaaaatgttGAACACATACTTTCTCAAGTCAGCAAAAACTCATTTAGAGAAGATGGGATTAGCCTGGATTCTGTTTTGAGGGAAAACAGAAAAATCCTTGCATTTTCTGCATTAGAACTGCCTTGGCTTCAAGAATTGAGTGGAAATGCAAAATATTGCGAAAAAGCTATTCCTGGGGAACAAATTCCTTTTGGAAAAAATTACATTTCAACTAGGGCACAAGCATTGGTAACTATCTTGTATTGGTTGGCTGAGAATGATTTTGCTCCCAAGGATGATTTGATTGTCTCCCTTTCAAAAGCTGTTATGGAACCCCCTGTTACTGATGAGGAAGATGTTCTTGGATGCTCATTTCTGTTGAACCTTGCAGATGCTTTCCATggtgtggccataatagaggaACAATTGAATAGAAGAGAAGTGCATCATGAAGTATACAGTATTATGAACATAGGAATGATCTTTAGTTCACTTCACAACTCATGTGCTGGGTGCTCGAATCCTGATCAGAGAAGAAAGCTTTTGCTCCACAAATTTCAAGAGAGTCATGTTCCACTTAGATCAG ATGGGCTGGATCAGATTGATCAAGCGCAATCCACATTCTGGAGAGAGTGgataataaaattagaagagCAAAAACGGTTAGCTGATCAAGCAAGGACTCTAGAACAGCTAATTCCTGGAGTAGAAACTGCCCGCTTCTTAGCAGGGGATATCAAGTACATTAAGAGTGctattttttcctttgttgACTCAGTTAAGCTGGATAAAAGGCACATTCTCAAAGATGCTGTGATGCTGGCTGATAAGTTTGGGCTAAATCGGAGTGag GTACTGCTAAGATTCTTTGGCTGTGCCCTTGTTTCTTACCATTGGGAAAATGATGACATTCTAGCTGAAATATCGGAATTTAGGGAGGATATTGTCACTTGTGCAAAGGATGTCATTGATATGATCTCCTCAGTTGTATATCCTGAAATTGAAGGTCAAAACAAGGTGCGGCTTTCCTACATCTATAGTATCTTGTCCGCATGCTACTTACGGTTGAGGCGAACTGAAGATCCAGCAATGTTGGCATTATTGGATCAAGGACATAAGCACATGCTAGAAGcatttcaattttataaaattcttgAACAAGAATGccaaaaggttttttttattaatgcatTGAACTTCAAGAATATTGCGGATTTGAGTGATCTGAACTTTGAGCATTTCAATCAAGAAATCGTTAATAACATTCATGAATCTACTGTAGAACCTCTGGCTAACATGGTCCGTGTCCTTGTTGGCATTTATAATGATTCCAGTGAAAAGGGTCTGATATCATGGCAAGATGTTTATAAGCATCATGTTATAGGTCTTTTGGCATCTTTAGAGAGCAAAACTGCGTCAAGATCTGATTGTGTTGATCCTGGTGAACTGCACACTCTCATAGGGGAAATTGCATTGAGTTATGATAGTTGCAAGAAATATATTCGTGCACTGTCAGAATCAGATGCCTTGAACATACTTGGGAGGTACTGTACACTAAGTATTCCATGTAGTTTTTCTGGAAGTCTGAAGAATGAATCTATGTGGAAGAGCTGCTTGATTATGCTTTTgaatttttgggttaaaatgATCGATGATATTGTGGGGGGTGAAAATAATGAAGTGCCTTGTGAGAAGCCTGCTTACTTTGGTGTAAAGCATCTGTCAAGAAGCCTGAAGGTTTTCAAGAGGCTAGTGACAGAAGGTGAAATTTCTGCAAATCATGGCTGGTGCACTGTTTCTAGCTATTGTAAATCTATTCTTGCTTGTGGTTTGAGTGCTGATGTTTCAGTGTTCTGTCAGGCCATGGTTTTTTCGGGTTGTGGATTTAACTCTGTTGCTGAAGTTTATTATGATACAGAGCTGACCTCAACAAACTTGAGTTCAGATGACAAAGGAACACAGCTTATTGACTTGTACATCAATCTGTTGAGCAGAGTATTGTTAGATTTGAGCAGAGGAGTTTCTGAGCATCAGAAGTTGCATTTGCTGCTGTCATCACTAAGCAGATTTGGTGGAAAATATATAGAAGACCTTAAGAAGACCCGACATGCAGTTTGGGAAAAGTTGAGTGTGTTTTCTGACAACATGCAGCTGGAGAGTCACGTTAGGGTGTACACTCTGGAGTTAATGCAATCTGTCACTGGACAAAATCTGAAAAGTCTTCCCACTGAACTTGTCTCGCAGGTTGAACCATGGGATGCGTGGGACGGTTCCTTCTGGAAGAAAGACAGTGTGAGTACAGAACAAGGAGATAATGCACCCAGAAGCATCACAAGTAATTTGGTTGCTCTCAGATCAACTCAGCTGGCTGTGACAATTTcaccaaatataaaaatctcTCCAGAGGATCTGTTGACCCTTGAATCAGCAGTTTCTTGCTTCTTACATATATCACAATTCGCAACTTCCTTGGATGATCTCCATGTATTGCAATCTGTTCTTGAAGAATGGGGGGAGTTATTCTCTAGCAAAAGTGAGAAGGAAAAGACAAGTGAAAGCCTCGAGGAGTTGAATAACTGGAGCAGTGATGATTGGGATGAAGGTTGGGAAGACCTTCCTGAGGAGCCAATCCAAAGTGAAGGAAAGCAGGAAGGATCTGTCTGTGTTCAGCCCTTGCATAAATGTTGGATGGAGATCCTCAGGAGGCTCGTTGGGCTATCTCGATTGGATGCTGTATTGAAATTGCTTGACCGCTCGCTATCAAAGCGGGATGGTACATTGCTTGATGAAGATGATACTCAATGTTTATTGCAGCTCGTGCTTGAAATTGATTGTTTCACAGCTTTGAAAGTAGTGCTGCTGCTTCCTTACGAGGTTCCCCGAATCCATTGCTTGCACCTCATTGAGGCTAAACTCAAGGATGAAAGCATTTCTATGGTATCAGCTGCAGATGATGGCGAGTGTTTGATGCTTATAGCATACTCAGGAGTCTTGAGAGATATTACCAACAATCCAGCTTTCAAAAAAGTGTTCTCCTTCGTCTGCTATTCAGTTGGGCGCATTGCTCGACTCTGCCAAGAAGATCTTCTCAGGCGCAATGGTGATGGAAATAAGGCCACTCTAAATCAATCATTATTATTTGCCAGGGTTGTCTTTCCTAGTTTCGTATCGGAGCTTATCAAGGCACGCCAATATTTATTAGCCGGAACTTTTGTTTCTCAGTGGATGCACTTGCCAACATCTCTTACTCTTATCAATATAATCGAAGCCAGTCTCCGAAAATACTTGGAGGGCGAAGCCTTGCAAGCGCACGCTAGTAAAGTTCACGAACCAGGCCAGTCGGAAATGAACTCATATGGATCTCTAGTATGCACTGTTTCCTGTTTGAGAGATAAATTATCAACCCTTGTGCAATCGGCTTTGTCAGCTTTGCAAACTGACATTGTGAgataa